One genomic window of Oncorhynchus kisutch isolate 150728-3 linkage group LG26, Okis_V2, whole genome shotgun sequence includes the following:
- the LOC109870994 gene encoding alkyldihydroxyacetonephosphate synthase, peroxisomal isoform X5: MTLPSLQDWFENTFGASVKHKSPATPVLNASVVPPPRLNEAFVENLKATGIPFSNEAEDRLFRAHGHCLHEIFALREGKKFERVPDMVVWPNCHNDVVKIVELACKHNVCLIPYGGGTSVTSALECPPEETRCIVSLDTSQMNRILWLDENNLVAHVEAGIIGQDLERLLNESGYCTGHEPDSMEFSSLGGWVATRASGMKKNVYGNIEDLVIHIKAVTPRGVIEKSCQGPRTSTGPDIHHFILGSEGTLGVVTEVTMKIRPIPEYQKYGSVVFPNFEAGVACLREVAKQRCAPASIRLMDNTQFHFGHALKPQVSSIFTHFLEGLKKFYITKLKGFDPHQLVVATLLFEGDHERVLQHEKEVYDIAATFGGLAAGEDNGQRGYLLTFVIAYLRDLGMDYCVVAESFETSVPWDRVLDLCQNVKERIIRECKERGVQFQPLTSCRVTQTYDSGACIYFYFAFNYRGLADPVHTYEQVEHAAREEILANGGSLSHHHGGSQVNIPTSSHAPTSSHAPTSSHAPTSSHLIFFQISSYQNLQIHKIDLPIHLRRWMARKWFKDPLRWHGRGLKIPLDGTKVV; encoded by the exons ATGACCCTGCCCAGTTTGCAGGACTGGTTTGAAAATACCTTTGGTGCCAGTGTGAAGCATAAAAGCCCTGCGACA CCAGTCCTGAATGCCAGCGTTGTGCCGCCGCCCAGACTGAACGAGGCATTCGTAGAGAACCTGAAGGCCACAGGCATCCCATTCTCCAATGAGGCGGAGGACAGGTTGTTCCGTGCCCACG GTCATTGCTTACATGAAATCTTTGCTCTCAGAGAAGGGAAGAAATTTGAGCGTGTTCCAGACATGGTGGTGTGGCCAA ACTGCCACAACGATGTGGTGAAAATTGTGGAGCTGGCGTGCAAGCACAATGTTTGTCTGATACCGTACGGCG GAGGTACCAGTGTGACCAGTGCTCTAGAGTGCCCCCCGGAGGAGACCCGCTGCATCGTCTCTCTGGATACTTCCCAGATG AACCGCATATTGTGGCTCGACGAGAATAATTTAGTCGCCCACGTTGAAGCTGGCATCATCGGTCAGGATCTGGAGAGATTA ctcAACGAGAGTGGCTACTGTACGGGGCATGAGCCAGACTCCATGGAGTTCAGTTCACTGGGCGGCTGGGTGGCTACTAGAGCATCGGGCATGAAGAAGAACGTATATGGTAACATTGAGGACCTG GTGATCCACATAAAGGCGGTGACCCCTCGAGGGGTGATAGAGAAGAGCTGCCAGGGGCCACGCACGTCCACTGGGCCAGACATCCACCACTTCATCCTGGGCTCAGAAG GAACCCTTGGTGTGGTTACCGAGGTAACGATGAAGATCCGACCAATCCCAGAGTACCAGAAGTATGGCTCGGTGGTCTTCCCTAACTTTGAGGCAGGCGTGGCCTGCTTACGAGAGGTTGCCAAGCAG AGGTGTGCACCGGCTTCCATCCGGCTCATGGATAACACACAGTTTCATTTCG GTCATGCCCTGAAACCTCAAGTGTCGTCCATTTTCACACATTTTCTAGAAGGGTTAAAGAAGTTCTACATCACCAAG TTGAAAGGTTTCGACCCCCACCAGTTGGTGGTTGCCACTCTTCTGTTTGAAGGGGACCACGAGAGGGTCCTGCAGCATGAAAAAGAAGTTTATGACATCGCAGCAACATTTGG AGGCCTGGCAGCTGGAGAGGACAATGGGCAGAGAGGCTACCTACTGACCTTTGTCATCGCTTACCTCCGG GACTTGGGGATGGACTACTGTGTGGTAGCAGAATCCTTTGAGACATCGGTGCCTTGGGACAG GGTATTGGACCTTTGCCAGAATGTCAAGGAGAGAATTATCAGAGAGTGTAAAGAAAGAGGAGTCCAGTTTCAACCTTTGACCTCATGCAG AGTGACTCAGACCTATGACTCTGGCGCATGTATATACTTCTACTTTGCCTTCAACTACAGAGGACTGGCGGATCCAGTACATACATACGAACAAGTGGAG CATGCTGCCAGAGAGGAGATTCTAGCCAATGGAGGAAGCCTCTCGCATCACCATGGAGGTAGTCAAGTGAACATCCCTACGTCTAGCCACGCCCCTACGTCTAGCCACGCCCCTACGTCTAGCCACGCCCCTACGTCTAGCCATTTAATCTTTTTCCAAATTTCTTCATATCAAAACCTACAAATTCATAAAATTGACTTGCCTATTCACTTACGTAGATGGATGGCACGAAAGTGGTTTAAAGATCCTCTTAGATGGCACGGCAGGGGTTTAAAGATCCCCTTAGATGGCACGAAAGTGGTTTAA
- the LOC109870994 gene encoding alkyldihydroxyacetonephosphate synthase, peroxisomal isoform X1, translating to MASNNNSSDRQRIAQQRLGRIAAHLHKHEDGNSGIIAKECKIDATGSTEENKGTVPRKRQEIMKWNGWGYSDSKFLFNKKGQAEFTGKRYRLSGMTLPSLQDWFENTFGASVKHKSPATPVLNASVVPPPRLNEAFVENLKATGIPFSNEAEDRLFRAHGHCLHEIFALREGKKFERVPDMVVWPNCHNDVVKIVELACKHNVCLIPYGGGTSVTSALECPPEETRCIVSLDTSQMNRILWLDENNLVAHVEAGIIGQDLERLLNESGYCTGHEPDSMEFSSLGGWVATRASGMKKNVYGNIEDLVIHIKAVTPRGVIEKSCQGPRTSTGPDIHHFILGSEGTLGVVTEVTMKIRPIPEYQKYGSVVFPNFEAGVACLREVAKQRCAPASIRLMDNTQFHFGHALKPQVSSIFTHFLEGLKKFYITKLKGFDPHQLVVATLLFEGDHERVLQHEKEVYDIAATFGGLAAGEDNGQRGYLLTFVIAYLRDLGMDYCVVAESFETSVPWDRVLDLCQNVKERIIRECKERGVQFQPLTSCRVTQTYDSGACIYFYFAFNYRGLADPVHTYEQVEHAAREEILANGGSLSHHHGGSQVNIPTSSHAPTSSHAPTSSHAPTSSHLIFFQISSYQNLQIHKIDLPIHLRRWMARKWFKDPLRWHGRGLKIPLDGTKVV from the exons GCAGGAGATTATGAAGTGGAATGGCTGGGGGTACAGTGACTCCAAATTCCTCTTTAACAAGAAGGGTCAAGCAGAATTTACAGGCAAAAG GTATAGGCTAAGTGGGATGACCCTGCCCAGTTTGCAGGACTGGTTTGAAAATACCTTTGGTGCCAGTGTGAAGCATAAAAGCCCTGCGACA CCAGTCCTGAATGCCAGCGTTGTGCCGCCGCCCAGACTGAACGAGGCATTCGTAGAGAACCTGAAGGCCACAGGCATCCCATTCTCCAATGAGGCGGAGGACAGGTTGTTCCGTGCCCACG GTCATTGCTTACATGAAATCTTTGCTCTCAGAGAAGGGAAGAAATTTGAGCGTGTTCCAGACATGGTGGTGTGGCCAA ACTGCCACAACGATGTGGTGAAAATTGTGGAGCTGGCGTGCAAGCACAATGTTTGTCTGATACCGTACGGCG GAGGTACCAGTGTGACCAGTGCTCTAGAGTGCCCCCCGGAGGAGACCCGCTGCATCGTCTCTCTGGATACTTCCCAGATG AACCGCATATTGTGGCTCGACGAGAATAATTTAGTCGCCCACGTTGAAGCTGGCATCATCGGTCAGGATCTGGAGAGATTA ctcAACGAGAGTGGCTACTGTACGGGGCATGAGCCAGACTCCATGGAGTTCAGTTCACTGGGCGGCTGGGTGGCTACTAGAGCATCGGGCATGAAGAAGAACGTATATGGTAACATTGAGGACCTG GTGATCCACATAAAGGCGGTGACCCCTCGAGGGGTGATAGAGAAGAGCTGCCAGGGGCCACGCACGTCCACTGGGCCAGACATCCACCACTTCATCCTGGGCTCAGAAG GAACCCTTGGTGTGGTTACCGAGGTAACGATGAAGATCCGACCAATCCCAGAGTACCAGAAGTATGGCTCGGTGGTCTTCCCTAACTTTGAGGCAGGCGTGGCCTGCTTACGAGAGGTTGCCAAGCAG AGGTGTGCACCGGCTTCCATCCGGCTCATGGATAACACACAGTTTCATTTCG GTCATGCCCTGAAACCTCAAGTGTCGTCCATTTTCACACATTTTCTAGAAGGGTTAAAGAAGTTCTACATCACCAAG TTGAAAGGTTTCGACCCCCACCAGTTGGTGGTTGCCACTCTTCTGTTTGAAGGGGACCACGAGAGGGTCCTGCAGCATGAAAAAGAAGTTTATGACATCGCAGCAACATTTGG AGGCCTGGCAGCTGGAGAGGACAATGGGCAGAGAGGCTACCTACTGACCTTTGTCATCGCTTACCTCCGG GACTTGGGGATGGACTACTGTGTGGTAGCAGAATCCTTTGAGACATCGGTGCCTTGGGACAG GGTATTGGACCTTTGCCAGAATGTCAAGGAGAGAATTATCAGAGAGTGTAAAGAAAGAGGAGTCCAGTTTCAACCTTTGACCTCATGCAG AGTGACTCAGACCTATGACTCTGGCGCATGTATATACTTCTACTTTGCCTTCAACTACAGAGGACTGGCGGATCCAGTACATACATACGAACAAGTGGAG CATGCTGCCAGAGAGGAGATTCTAGCCAATGGAGGAAGCCTCTCGCATCACCATGGAGGTAGTCAAGTGAACATCCCTACGTCTAGCCACGCCCCTACGTCTAGCCACGCCCCTACGTCTAGCCACGCCCCTACGTCTAGCCATTTAATCTTTTTCCAAATTTCTTCATATCAAAACCTACAAATTCATAAAATTGACTTGCCTATTCACTTACGTAGATGGATGGCACGAAAGTGGTTTAAAGATCCTCTTAGATGGCACGGCAGGGGTTTAAAGATCCCCTTAGATGGCACGAAAGTGGTTTAA
- the LOC109870994 gene encoding alkyldihydroxyacetonephosphate synthase, peroxisomal isoform X2 encodes MASNNNSSDRQRIAQQRLGRIAAHLHKHEDGNSGIIAKECKIDATGSTEENKGTVPRKRQEIMKWNGWGYSDSKFLFNKKGQAEFTGKRYRLSGMTLPSLQDWFENTFGASVKHKSPATPVLNASVVPPPRLNEAFVENLKATGIPFSNEAEDRLFRAHGHCLHEIFALREGKKFERVPDMVVWPNCHNDVVKIVELACKHNVCLIPYGGGTSVTSALECPPEETRCIVSLDTSQMLNESGYCTGHEPDSMEFSSLGGWVATRASGMKKNVYGNIEDLVIHIKAVTPRGVIEKSCQGPRTSTGPDIHHFILGSEGTLGVVTEVTMKIRPIPEYQKYGSVVFPNFEAGVACLREVAKQRCAPASIRLMDNTQFHFGHALKPQVSSIFTHFLEGLKKFYITKLKGFDPHQLVVATLLFEGDHERVLQHEKEVYDIAATFGGLAAGEDNGQRGYLLTFVIAYLRDLGMDYCVVAESFETSVPWDRVLDLCQNVKERIIRECKERGVQFQPLTSCRVTQTYDSGACIYFYFAFNYRGLADPVHTYEQVEHAAREEILANGGSLSHHHGGSQVNIPTSSHAPTSSHAPTSSHAPTSSHLIFFQISSYQNLQIHKIDLPIHLRRWMARKWFKDPLRWHGRGLKIPLDGTKVV; translated from the exons GCAGGAGATTATGAAGTGGAATGGCTGGGGGTACAGTGACTCCAAATTCCTCTTTAACAAGAAGGGTCAAGCAGAATTTACAGGCAAAAG GTATAGGCTAAGTGGGATGACCCTGCCCAGTTTGCAGGACTGGTTTGAAAATACCTTTGGTGCCAGTGTGAAGCATAAAAGCCCTGCGACA CCAGTCCTGAATGCCAGCGTTGTGCCGCCGCCCAGACTGAACGAGGCATTCGTAGAGAACCTGAAGGCCACAGGCATCCCATTCTCCAATGAGGCGGAGGACAGGTTGTTCCGTGCCCACG GTCATTGCTTACATGAAATCTTTGCTCTCAGAGAAGGGAAGAAATTTGAGCGTGTTCCAGACATGGTGGTGTGGCCAA ACTGCCACAACGATGTGGTGAAAATTGTGGAGCTGGCGTGCAAGCACAATGTTTGTCTGATACCGTACGGCG GAGGTACCAGTGTGACCAGTGCTCTAGAGTGCCCCCCGGAGGAGACCCGCTGCATCGTCTCTCTGGATACTTCCCAGATG ctcAACGAGAGTGGCTACTGTACGGGGCATGAGCCAGACTCCATGGAGTTCAGTTCACTGGGCGGCTGGGTGGCTACTAGAGCATCGGGCATGAAGAAGAACGTATATGGTAACATTGAGGACCTG GTGATCCACATAAAGGCGGTGACCCCTCGAGGGGTGATAGAGAAGAGCTGCCAGGGGCCACGCACGTCCACTGGGCCAGACATCCACCACTTCATCCTGGGCTCAGAAG GAACCCTTGGTGTGGTTACCGAGGTAACGATGAAGATCCGACCAATCCCAGAGTACCAGAAGTATGGCTCGGTGGTCTTCCCTAACTTTGAGGCAGGCGTGGCCTGCTTACGAGAGGTTGCCAAGCAG AGGTGTGCACCGGCTTCCATCCGGCTCATGGATAACACACAGTTTCATTTCG GTCATGCCCTGAAACCTCAAGTGTCGTCCATTTTCACACATTTTCTAGAAGGGTTAAAGAAGTTCTACATCACCAAG TTGAAAGGTTTCGACCCCCACCAGTTGGTGGTTGCCACTCTTCTGTTTGAAGGGGACCACGAGAGGGTCCTGCAGCATGAAAAAGAAGTTTATGACATCGCAGCAACATTTGG AGGCCTGGCAGCTGGAGAGGACAATGGGCAGAGAGGCTACCTACTGACCTTTGTCATCGCTTACCTCCGG GACTTGGGGATGGACTACTGTGTGGTAGCAGAATCCTTTGAGACATCGGTGCCTTGGGACAG GGTATTGGACCTTTGCCAGAATGTCAAGGAGAGAATTATCAGAGAGTGTAAAGAAAGAGGAGTCCAGTTTCAACCTTTGACCTCATGCAG AGTGACTCAGACCTATGACTCTGGCGCATGTATATACTTCTACTTTGCCTTCAACTACAGAGGACTGGCGGATCCAGTACATACATACGAACAAGTGGAG CATGCTGCCAGAGAGGAGATTCTAGCCAATGGAGGAAGCCTCTCGCATCACCATGGAGGTAGTCAAGTGAACATCCCTACGTCTAGCCACGCCCCTACGTCTAGCCACGCCCCTACGTCTAGCCACGCCCCTACGTCTAGCCATTTAATCTTTTTCCAAATTTCTTCATATCAAAACCTACAAATTCATAAAATTGACTTGCCTATTCACTTACGTAGATGGATGGCACGAAAGTGGTTTAAAGATCCTCTTAGATGGCACGGCAGGGGTTTAAAGATCCCCTTAGATGGCACGAAAGTGGTTTAA